TAAACTCTCTTATCAAACACTTTTAAAGAGCTTCCAAGCTAGTTAAATAAGCTTTAAGTtaatcaaataagctttaagtttgCTGAAATATTATGCCAAATATAACCTCAGACATCACTTTTAAAAATACTCATTCgtgataatattattttaaaacttattttcctttatttttataataaagcTTAGTATAACTTTGCACATGCAAGACATATTGCATGAAGATTAGGCCAACACACATGATacaataatgttttgttcacaAATAAAATTCACTATCACCTTCACCTTATGGGGTaaagaagaaatgagagatataatagatgatacaataagaatatatatatataaaagagagaaatataaaaaaaaaaaatatgtgaaaataagATGAAAGAGAAATATAAGTACTGTGTGAGCTAAATCAAGCAAAATTAACCATCCAGCTAAGAAAGCCATTCCACTAATTAAGTACACAGAATATATGAGCTTGATTAGTAGTTGACAACATTCCAAAGAAAACTAGTCACTTCCTTTTTTCGCCCACTTAATTCACTTGTCATAATAgcagaattaaaaataaaaaaagaaaactaatgAAAAGAACAAGAAAATTGTATGGCAAAATGGTTAGTGCCATACTAGTTAGCTTAGTGTCCCTCCCCTCCACCTCTTCTTAGACTCAATCATAAATCATTCCACATTGTAAATACACCACCACCATTTGAACCCTGTATGGTGTCTGCCGCCGCCGACCAGCCGCCATAACCCGCAGCAGGCATGTCATAATCAACCTTAACAAGCGCATGCTCCTCCCCTGATCCCACAACATTACTCGAACCCATTCCAATTCCAAGCCCATTATTACTACCGAATCCCATAAAACCATAACCTccgccatcaccaccgccaccattcTCCATCACagacgaagaagaagaggaagaacccatgttcatcaacccctGAAGCAAACCCGGGTGGTTCTGAAGGTAACTATTATAAAACAGACCACTTTGCTGGTTCAACTGAAGCTGCGTTTGGATGTAACCCTGTTGATGAAATGATGCCGCCGCATCTTGATGACCGTACTGAGTCCCCATGTCCTGGTTTTGCAGCGTGAGAAAAGGTTGTGGCGGTTGTTGTTGATCGAACTGCATTAGAGGGTAACATCCACCTTGTTGTTGTTGAAGCCTAGCGCTTGAGACGACACTTGAGCTTCCGTACTGAAAGCTTGACCCTAGTGCCATcatctcttctctttttctagAAGATTCTAGAGCTTGTGCTTCTTTTAATCTTTTTGCAGCACCTCCTCCTATTGGGAGAGTGTTGCTTTCAAGGATGGCTTTCACATCGTAGCGGCTCATGTCGAAGTTTGTCACTGCGTTTAGGCCTCGGAACTTTATCGCTGCGATGTCGTATGCTTCTGCAGCCTCTTCCTCAGTGCCTATAAAAAGATCAATTCGTGATGTATAGTTATTAATTTCTTAGTGAAGTTGTTGTAGGTTTGAATTCTAATAATACGTGTGCTAATTTGTTACGCATGGAGCATGAATAATATAATGGATGAATGTTTAGCTTACTGAAAGTTCCCAAATAAAGATCTTTGTTTCCTGCTACTCTTCCAATCCTCGCTTGCCATCTTCCATGCTGGTGGTGCCTAAAATCAAGAAGTtccaaaaatgaaaataattcatCGACATCTATCGACATAGAACACTCATCAAGATAATATAGTAataaatatgatatatgatTCATAGACGATGTCTATCTGCTTATTAGGAGTCCTAGCTATTTGGTACCGTGTGACTCCGCGATACATTGATGCACCCCGTGAGAATCCACTGCTCTTCCTGCATTTTATTAAGAGATCAATGGGATTGAACTATATATATTTTAGAAACATAAATTTTCATGACATGCCATATTTGTTAATTAATCTAGTTACCTTCTTATGGCGGCCACAAATTCTTGTCTtgtcatgtgcttcatttcttCCAATTCCTTTTCATAGTTACTGATCTGAAACACAACATGTATATAATAGGATTCTGCCTGAATCTTGCGATGTTGGCCAAAAAGTAATGCATGAACTTACGGGAAAGTTGGTAGTGGTAGATGTCCCCCAATACTTCAATGCTGCTAAATCATAAGCCCTCGCTGCTTTCTCTTCTTTGTCATACCCACCTAGCatcataaaaaatgaaaaatgaacatATATTATCCATTAATAATTTCcctataaaaataataataaataaagaggGACTGTAAAATAATTCAAAGGGGAGGAGACACTCACCCAAATAGACTGGCCGAAATATGAGACATAAGACAAAAGAAGAGGAAAATATGTGTTAGCCAATTTTTTGTTGCTGAAAATAATGGAATATTCTCCAGgtgggaaaaaagaagaagacagAAAACAATGAACAAACCCTAATATGTAGCTGTGACATTGAAATGTTTTATTACCTTGGCGACCTTTTCTTGATTGTCCTTCCCTTCTACAACTATTATCCCAAAGATGAGCTTCATACCTTCCAGTCCATCTATGTCTATAGAGATTTTTCACAAATATATATCAAGCACTTATTTCAGCACTCGAATGAAATTAGAACAAGACAATAATGGAATCAAGCAAACATTATAGTGCATGCTTCTACAACTGATTCTGAAGTCACAAAATTTCAAGGAGAAACTTTTGTGAGTTAATTATGAgttctagaattgattctaatgaAAAAGAAGCTGACTATTGGAACGACGGAACGAGATCTTACCTTGTTACACCGCGATATATTGATGTTCTCTGGCCAAAGGTTTCTAAGGTTCTTCTAGGTGCAGCAGCAGTAGCTTCAACAGTTGTGTTTGTGCTAGTGTCACCGCTTGTCTCGCATGTTGAATCCTTTCCACTTCCCATGGACAATGTCAATGACTGCAGGTTGTTGTTAGCACTTTCTTGATACTCATAACTGCCAGAATTAGTGGCGGCTACCACTGAGTTTTGTTGCATCGCCGGCATGAGACTACTGTTGTTGCTGAAGAAGTAATCCGAGTCACTGGACTGAATTTCATTAAAGGCTGCAAGATCTGACTGATTCTCAGACTTGCTCACACCCAGAAAATCTGCAACCTTTGGAACTTCGTTGTCACTGTGTGTGTGAATCAGGTTCCAATCTGTTGATTTAAATAAACAACCAACACAAGTTAGAGAGAAGATATGTATGTTAATACCAGGAAAGTTCTCCCACAAAGTATTTAATACAGCTGTGTTCACAGAGACTCGAACACGAGACATCTGCTTAAGCTAGAACAAACTTAGCTAGACAAAATACTAGAGGTTATACCATGATTTTGGAAAGGGCTTTCCATGTTCTCGTTCACCAAAGTCCCAAGAGAAAACTGATGAGACTCATGAGTTGCTTGGAGATGAGGTGGCATGGAAGAATGTGTTGGAGAAAGGGGGAATGAAAGCCAGTTGTTTGAGTTCATTGAGCCCATGTTCTTTTGCTTTTCTGTTCAACAAAATTAAGCAACACCTGCATCTAAATCATTGAATGAGAATAGACACACAAGTATGAAGTAAGAAACTTTAATTTCTTTTGGGGAGGGGGTTGTGGAAATGGAAGAGCAAGAGAGAAGAGAACAGTTAATAGTTATAGGTTTACCAAGCGGGTATGTTAGAGTTTAATTAACTCTTGGTATCTCTCTCCCAACTCAACTTTCTAGCTTAAGATAAAGGGGGATAGGGAAGAAGAGAGGGGCTGAAAAAGAAAAGACTTTGAGGTAGGCACAAAATTATTTAAGTGTACCCTTGCTTCCTTTTTTCCCCTTGAATAAAAGTGAGTCATGTCTATCTCAAACAAGATCCTCTAATGTGAAAATTTCATATGATAttatcaaattaaaattatgtGTCTATCACATATTTAAGTTATTTGTACTTAAAACAATCTCACACTTACACAATCAAAAAATTTGCATTGTTTATTCAAGTTTAATTGACTCATATATTTTATTAAGATTATTCGGTAAAAATTATCTTAAGATATGAGTGTGCGTCCGATCCTTAACGACTCAAATTCTATAACTGTATGAAATTAGAATTTCTTTTGAGGTAGGGTAAAGAATTCAAATTCGTTAATCAttctttttataaatatataaaattgatgGAACATTATAAATATAGATATAACATTTCCTGTTGTATTTGTCTCACACCCTGTGTGAAGGTTGTTTTTGGTAGACTTTCCATCGGTTTCCAACACAAGAAGAAAGCAAAGTTATAACCTGCCTACAATGATTTTAATATTATCTACATAAGATATTATGGAAGACACGAGTGTGTGTTACACTACTACTACTAGTAATAAACTACGACTTCAACTCTCAGTCTTTGTTGGTGCAGAGACAAAACCCACCATTCAAATTGGAATTAAAATCCAAaaccttctccttctctctctaCCCACTTGCTTGGCTTATTGGAACTCTCGTCCTCGTTCTGTGATATTAATGACAACCGAAAGCCCAGCATTCCCACACTCAACAAATCATCTCCAATACTCTCTAAATCCACCACTCTACGTAACCAATAATAAAGATCTCAAAGCAGGGGAAAAAATAAATTGTGAATGAATTAGAAGATACATAGTCTGATACTACTAGCTAGGTTGAGAAGATATATGAATGTAGTATATGTATCTACATTAATTTGGTTAAGGGAACCCAATTTGTGGATCCCCGAGTCCTGCATGTGTTAAAGATGCATGTGTACGGACATGCAATATTATATGAGAAAAATCCgacaaattaaatattaaaagtaTAGTACTAAAAAGAAAGAGTGAGAAATACTCTTGTTCAAAATTGTAGCACCAAACTGTGTTCCATCTTAAgtattgatttaatttaattaacgtGATTtaatggggttgtctaaatgacccatgataaagtttgggttaaataacccatcatccaatcacattgaagatggatgatgggttatttaacccaaactttatcatgggtcatttagacaacccctgaTTCAATTAAGAAATTATAATTTGAAGGATTTGGTTTGTTCCCCCAAGTAGAAATCGGTTGACTACCTACTCGGTTTCTGAACCGGTCAAAAGGCCAGTACTCCTACCTTGAATTAActaactagtttttttttttaattattagttgTCAGGTTCATGTCCCACACTCAAGTTAATTAGAATTAGAAACTTGTATTCTGCTTTGGTTGAGGTTAATTCATATCTAGGATACACAAATTGAAAGATCTTGTTATAACCATCATCTACGCGCAGTGACTTAATTCGCACGATCTAACACCTGATCGATGCAGTTTCATCTATATGTCCTGATGAAATGATTACACAACATGGCACAAAACTCATATTTTATGGAATGTCGACTGAGTTTGGTGTTTAATAAGCTAGTTGTTGTTCAATGTGGAATGTTCAACTAGTTGATGGACAAAGTTTCAAAGTAGGCTTGTTGATCCCGTAATATACCACAATTGCATGCAGTACAAATATAGGTGTAAATCCGTTTGATTTATGGGGTTAGAAagtttgaaaatgagaaaataacaCATCACAAAGCACTTGATATGTTAACAAAAAGTGTATCAGGTTGTGCTGATactgaaaatatattattgttcCACTATAACTTCCACATAAATATAGGGGAAGCTAAAcatcaataaaattaataaatatttatcaatTCATATATATACCTGAATAATAgactaaattaaatttatatacaTTAAGACATTTTGTTACTATAGTCTATAGAGAGGAAAAAGTAGACATCGAATTATGAGACTCCCATGCTATCAGGATGAATAAATAGATCACATTTATATCATGCATGAACATCCTTAAATTATAAAACATTTCCCTGAGACGACAAAGTGAAATTTGAATAATTATACTTATTTTGTCAGCTTAACATATGCAATTTTCTAAAGATATTCACTTTTACCAGTTAGTCTGTAAAGAAGCCAGAGAATCACAATCAGAAAAGAAAACTGACCAGTccagattatttatttattaaggCATCACACGCGTTGGAGCCAAACCTGCCAAATTTGTGACTCATCATTAGTTACACGGTTTAAGCACCTGATTATGATCCCTCATGCATGTGGAAACTCTTACATTGTTAAAAATTTGTGTTTATACCATATTTTACTTACTTGATATTTGATATTGTCGTGTACTCGTGTGAGGTATCTCACAACTGATAATTATAATGATAATTATAAGACTAAAACCTTAGAAATATGAATCTAGTAATTAAAAaaagtttttcattttcaaatatttaaaaatcaaaactcTAAACAACTTACTTTAAGGGATGATGTACTGAACAATAACGTCAAGACATAAACCAACCAACGCATAGTAAATATAATAGTGGTGTCAGCAAATTAAAATAGAAAGTGAGGGGCAACTGGCATTAGTAGCAAAGAGTAAACAATTCCAAATACCTGCCATTTGTTGATGGTGCACGTTCCCCGCCAAATTCTTGTTCATAAACAAAAGTCCAATTTGACTGAAATGCACCGCAATAAGGGAGCAAAACCCCACGTCTCTCGCTTCACCTTTCCACTTTTCTACTAAACACATGCAGTGAATGGTTAAAACCCTATTTCCCTTTAAATTAAACTCTCTTGTCTGCATATACACCTCAACTTATCTTTCAGCCTTCTATATCaacagaagaaaagaaaaaatgcacAGGAGGATAGTATGTTTTTTATAGGCCAAATTGAATTAATAAGAAGCACAGGAGAATAATAGCTAGGTAGGGGAAAAATGGAGAAAATAAATGGAAGTAAAATGTTTATAAAAGAATGAAtaagaaaagaggaagaagaatcttCTTTGTTGTGCTTTATTGGAAAAAGTGGGAGATTTAATTAGGAAGAGAGTAAATAGTAGTACTACTATGAACAGAATGGATTGGTGGTGATTGGTCACCGGCCATCAACAGTCAACAGTCATCGAATCAGGTGGTCACGACATTTGAGGTTTCTACAGTCAGAAGGAATGTGATTGACACGTGTCTGTTGCGTCGGGTTCAAAGTTGCAACCAGACATGGCCAATTATCCAGTTTGCATGCCTGCGCTAAAAAACACGAATGCGATAAAGGAACTTTGACTACGGTGTCACCATCCTATAGAATGTTGCCTCACAAAATTACTATAATACCCTTAATTAGTCTGTGTTTGGATTAACTTCTATTAATTCATAATCAATTCTCACATCAAGATGATCTAgacaattttctttttaaaattgattttaagtcAAGAGTTCATATATGCACATAGAATTAATTGCGGAAcaggagaaaaaaaatattctatgAATAACTTTTTTTATAGTTTAATTAAGGGATAATTAATATGAAAACgaattaatttgaatttgagATAAACTTATGATGAATGTGATGAAAAGTTCATGAAGTCTGACAATTATTTCTGTTTATCTTTGATttattcacattttacttgtCAGAAGACTTACATCTGGTAGAGATATGACATAAATAGtttttataaagggtagagcaacccttaACTCTTAATCTAGCTTTTAGATTGAGTTAAGTCTCATAGATTCTTATATAGTATTAGAGTCTATTCTAGATCTGTTAAGTTAAAAACACTTGTATATAAGACAGCTGCAGTTATCCGGTCTTGCATATCTCACGTTTCAGATGCTTAGTACTAAACGTGAGAGAGAGTGTGTAAAAGTCTCATGTTAGCTGACTAGATATATGACATAAATTCTCTTTGTAAAGAGCAGAACAACCTTCAACTCATAACTAAATTTTGGGTTAAATTAGGTCTTCTAAATTCTAATATCATTATCATTCTATCtactattttattttcactcatttcTTCTATGCATCTCtcatcatttatcatatttctctttttcttcatatctctcatttGGTGTGACTGCAATATGGGTGTGAATGtatatttcaattaaaaaatagatttttagttaaaaaaattgttcactTAGAAATTTTGGAGGAGGACGGTTGAGGTAATTGCATTGAGGGAACGAGGGCGTTTAGGGAAAAATAATCTCACGAGGAAAGGTTTGAGAATTTCCAAGAGATTGGAGGAAACGCCGGGAAAGTGCTCGTGTCGCCTCAAGATGAAGCATTCTCTAAAAGGTTGACGTGTTTTGTTAATTTGGTGGGAGCTCCTTCTTTGAAC
This portion of the Lotus japonicus ecotype B-129 chromosome 3, LjGifu_v1.2 genome encodes:
- the LOC130743975 gene encoding AP2-like ethylene-responsive transcription factor PLT1; translated protein: MGSMNSNNWLSFPLSPTHSSMPPHLQATHESHQFSLGTLVNENMESPFQNHDWNLIHTHSDNEVPKVADFLGVSKSENQSDLAAFNEIQSSDSDYFFSNNSSLMPAMQQNSVVAATNSGSYEYQESANNNLQSLTLSMGSGKDSTCETSGDTSTNTTVEATAAAPRRTLETFGQRTSIYRGVTRHRWTGRYEAHLWDNSCRREGQSRKGRQVYLGGYDKEEKAARAYDLAALKYWGTSTTTNFPISNYEKELEEMKHMTRQEFVAAIRRKSSGFSRGASMYRGVTRHHQHGRWQARIGRVAGNKDLYLGTFSTEEEAAEAYDIAAIKFRGLNAVTNFDMSRYDVKAILESNTLPIGGGAAKRLKEAQALESSRKREEMMALGSSFQYGSSSVVSSARLQQQQGGCYPLMQFDQQQPPQPFLTLQNQDMGTQYGHQDAAASFHQQGYIQTQLQLNQQSGLFYNSYLQNHPGLLQGLMNMGSSSSSSSVMENGGGGDGGGYGFMGFGSNNGLGIGMGSSNVVGSGEEHALVKVDYDMPAAGYGGWSAAADTIQGSNGGGVFTMWNDL